In Carya illinoinensis cultivar Pawnee chromosome 6, C.illinoinensisPawnee_v1, whole genome shotgun sequence, a single genomic region encodes these proteins:
- the LOC122312522 gene encoding RNA-dependent RNA polymerase 1-like: MDNVVLRFGNLVSRDNFSVLWKQEGVFGKFDFKMRRLYFFFSHLSVEYKFEISYENIWKIELYPPRGQATKFLLIQLLGSPRIFEKDASDGQRFEWMRGVDFTPSGFIGQSYALCLELPNKLRLPELHLDFAHYKENENQLELMEGSPYSCSSGLVPIVNPPTGFELPYNILFKINSLIQHGCVPGPAIDDDFYRLVDPKRIKVEHIEFALDKLFYLKDCCYEPVKWLKEQYKGYATSTQLPRTAAIYLEDGLIYVHRVQITPSKVYFCGPEVNLSNRVLRNYPDDIDNFLRVSFVDEDLDKLRSIALSLRASSTNEDKRTRVYERIISTLRNGIVIGDKNFEFLAPSSSHARDNSVWMFASRPGLTAADIREWMGDFQDIKNVAKYVSRLGQSFCSSRATAIAARDEIEVIPDIEVNRGKATYCFSDGIGTVSEELACKVATKLGCSSVPSAFQIRYGGYKGVVAVDPTSSAKLSLRKSMCKYKSDNTKLDVVAWSKFQPCFLNRQIITLLSNLGVKDQAFQKRQREALDLLNAILKDPLRAQVALEMMFSEDITKVLKEMLLCDYKPDVEPFLSMMLQAFHASKLMDLRFGTRIFVPNGRYMMGCLDETRTLEYGQVFLQVSRFSRQLCKQTSHMFTTSTSNPNNYILEGEVIVARDPSLHPGDVRVLKAVNVPALHHMVDCVVFPQKGKRPHPNESSGSNLDGDMYFVAWDRDLIPPLEVQPMEYVAALTTQVDHDVTIKEVEEYFPNYMVKDNSGIIRMVHTVFADREPHRVMSHECMELAKLHSIAVDFPETGIAAEIPPHLYIKVYPDFMEKPNKRTYRSRSVIGELFREVKAIAARTSPVKAFTLESAKLHYDPDMEVDGFEDFLSDAFRNKSEYDYKLGNLMDYYGIKTEAEILSGNLLKMSKHFVGKRDLDAIKYAVKSLRMEARTWFNEGTDADNTDNAKAKAKASAWYHVTYHYTYWGRYNEEMNRAHFLSFAWCVYDQLMQIKRDKLSVKALHLSSPEHQFSH; this comes from the exons ATGGATAATGTAGTGCTGCGCTTTGGAAATCTGGTTTCGAGGGATAATTTTTCTGTGCTCTGGAAGCAGGAAGGTGTATTCGGGAAATTTGATTTCAAGATGAGAAgattgtatttctttttttcccatcTTTCCGTAGAGTACAAGTTTGAAATCTCTTATGAGAACATTTGGAAGATTGAGCTATATCCTCCACGTGGTCAAGCAACAAAGTTTCTTCTCATCCAG TTACTTGGGTCTCCAAGGATTTTTGAGAAAGATGCATCTGATGGTCAACGTTTTGAGTGGATGCGAGGAGTTGATTTCACTCCATCCGGCTTCATTGGCCAATCTTATGCTCTATGTTTGGAGCTTCCAAATAAGCTCCGGCTTCCGGAATTACACCTTGATTTTGCCcattataaagaaaatgaaaaccaaCTTGAATTGATGGAAGGTTCTCCTTACTCATGCAGTTCAGGTCTTGTGCCCATTGTGAATCCACCCACGGGCTTTGAGCTGCCATATAATATCTTATTTAAGATCAATTCCTTAATTCAGCATGGGTGTGTTCCTGGGCCAGCAATTGATGATGATTTTTATCGGTTGGTTGATCCTAAGAGAATCAAAGTTGAGCACATAGAATTTGCCCTGGacaaacttttttatctaaaagaTTGCTGCTATGAACCTGTGAAATGGCTCAAGGAGCAGTACAAAGGATATGCCACATCCACTCAACTTCCTAGAACTGCTGCTATTTATTTGGAGGATGGGCTCATATATGTACACAGGGTTCAAATTACTCCATCGAAAGTCTACTTCTGTGGTCCAGAGGTGAACCTCTCCAACAGGGTCTTGCGAAATTATCCTGACGATATTGATAATTTTctgcgtgtttcttttgttGATGAGGATTTGGATAAACTTCGATCAATAGCTTTATCGTTACGAGCATCTTCTACAAATGAGGACAAGCGAACAAGAGTTTATGAGAGGATAATATCCACTTTAAGAAATGGCATAGTTATTGGtgataagaattttgaatttcttgCCCCTTCATCCAGTCATGCACGGGATAATTCTGTTTGGATGTTTGCTTCAAGGCCTGGCTTGACTGCAGCAGATATCAGAGAGTGGATGGGTGATTTTCAAGATATCAAGAATGTAGCAAAATATGTTTCCAGGCTCGGCCAATCTTTTTGCTCTTCTAGAGCAACTGCCATTGCTGCTAGAGATGAAATTGAAGTTATTCCTGATATAGAAGTTAATAGGGGGAAAGCCACATATTGTTTCTCAGATGGCATTGGGACGGTATCTGAAGAATTGGCTTGCAAAGTGGCAACAAAGTTAGGCTGCAGCTCTGTTCCATCAGCATTTCAGATTCGATATGGTGGGTACAAAGGTGTTGTGGCTGTGGATCCGACATCATCGGCGAAGTTGTCATTGAGAAAGAGCATGTGTAAATACAAATCAGATAACACAAAACTCGATGTTGTGGCTTGGAGTAAGTTTCAGCCTTGTTTTCTGAATCGCCAGATAATCACTCTTTTGTCTAACCTTGGAGTGAAAGATCAAGCTTTTCAAAAAAGGCAAAGGGAGGCTCTAGATCTACTGAATGCCATATTAAAAGATCCGTTGAGAGCACAAGTGGCACTGGAGATGATGTTCTCAGAAGACATCACAAAAGTTTTGAAGGAAATGCTTTTATGTGATTATAAGCCAGATGTAGAACCATTTCTTTCAATGATGCTTCAAGCATTCCATGCTTCTAAGTTGATGGACTTGAGGTTTGGAACAAGGATATTTGTTCCAAATGGAAGATATATGATGGGATGCCTAGATGAAACTAGGACATTGGAATACGGTCAAGTATTTCTGCAAGTTTCTCGCTTTAGTAGACAACTTTGTAAGCAGACATCCCATATGTTTACTACCAGCACTTCAAACCCAAATAACTACATCCTTGAAGGTGAGGTGATTGTTGCTCGAGACCCTTCTCTACACCCAGGAGATGTGAGAGTCCTGAAAGCTGTTAATGTGCCAGCTCTACACCACATGGTGGATTGTGTTGTTTTTCCACAAAAGGGAAAGAG ACCTCATCCAAATGAATCATCGGGAAGTAATTTGGATGGAGATATGTACTTTGTCGCTTGGGACCGTGATCTTATTCCTCCTCTTGAAGTTCAGCCAATGGAATATGTTGCAGCACTTACCACCCAAGTTGATCATGATGTTACAATAAAG GAAGTAGAGGAGTATTTCCCTAACTATATGGTCAAAGACAACTCAGGAATCATCAGAATGGTCCATACCGTTTTTGCAGACAGGGAGCCCCATAGGGTAATGAGCCATGAATGTATGGAGCTTGCCAAGCTACACTCAATCGCCGTTGACTTCCCGGAAACGGGTATTGCAGCCGAAATACCTCCTCATCTATACATCAAAGTGTATCCCGATTTCATGGAAAAGCCTAATAAACGTACCTACAGATCGAGATCTGTTATCGGAGAGCTTTTCCGAGAAGTGAAAGCCATTGCAGCGCGCACTAGTCCTGTGAAAGCCTTCACATTGGAATCAGCAAAACTGCATTATGACCCTGACATGGAAGTAGACGGCTTTGAGGACTTCCTCAGTGatgcttttagaaacaaaagTGAGTATGATTACAAGTTGGGGAATTTGATGGATTATTACGGGATCAAAACTGAAGCTGAAATTCTCAGTGGCAATCTTTTGAAAATGTCAAAACATTTTGTTGGGAAGAGGGATCTGGATGCAATTAAATATGCTGTAAAGTCGTTAAGAATGGAAGCCAGGACCTGGTTCAACGAGGGAACTGATGCAGACAATACTGATAAtgcaaaagcaaaagcaaaagcaTCGGCGTGGTATCATGTCACATATCATTATACTTACTGGGGTCGCTACAACGAAGAAATGAATAGGGCTCATTTCCTTAGTTTTGCATGGTGCGTTTATGACCAACTTATGCAAATCAAGAGGGATAAATTGAGTGTAAAGGCTTTACATCTGTCATCACCGGAGCATCAATTCAGTCATTGA